A window of Salvia splendens isolate huo1 chromosome 8, SspV2, whole genome shotgun sequence genomic DNA:
AAAAAGACCCGCCGcagcacatataagatgctccgcgctcactttaaCCGAGTCGACAAAtaggtcaaacgattctgcgtcatccacaagaatgaagcggctcattaccaaagcggaaccacgagagccgacattctgaggtcggctttgcgggtctacttcgacgacaccaacaaacaattcaaatatgtcgatgtttgggaggtcgtcaaggacgaggaaaggtgggccggcggtgtgcggtccagcacgggctcgacctcgaagcgtaCGAAGCACAcagcgagtggccaatactcgtctggtgagggcggttcgggcagttggccacaagagtttgcctcgcaggaggttgagaccCCGGCAGACGATGTTGGGGGTTCCTCCCGTGGGcgacgtcggccgcaagggagaaatgcggcgaaggcggctagagggaggaggggccgagccgaatcaagccaggcgggcttgGGGGACCCCCCAACTTCCTTATGgtcatgtacatgaccgccacaatggcgaacacttcccgcatgacgccaacccaataccaagcctggtTTAACGGAATTACGTTCATGGCcgcacaacttggcattccgcctcctcacggcttcagtgcacctccaccgccttcgggggatgattcgccggcggagtagtttttttattttctataaaattgtattttaaattatgtcatttttatttttttaggattttaattatatctttttttgtttttttgaattttaagttgtatttttattttatgttgtacttttattttatttttaatgaagtgtatttttttaattgaatttgattggaaataaaaataaatgaaattgaatgaatagtaatttaatgaACGAATGGTTgtaggttccgtcccttaattaagggatggagtaaaaaagtgcGGTGGAGCTcgcgaatagtaatttaaagaacggttaagagacggtttagttatagcgttgtggatgacctttaCTTCTTTAAATAAAACAGAGGATAGTAGCAGTGCCCCTAGCTTCGTCTCCTTCGCTCTCTGTGATAACTGCGCACAATAATTGCGTGTACAACAAGATTTGTcagcccctctctctctccaataaTGCTACCCTCTCATCTCCCCTCCGCCGCTGACCCTCCGCGCCTCAGCCAGGACATCTGCTCAACTCCTTTCGTCAGCGCTCCCTCCAGCCCCGCACATTCCGCCCACTACTACAGTGCTCCCCCCACCCCCATGCATTTCGATCACCCTGTGTTTCTCACCACTGATTCCGCTTCATTCGAATTCGAATTCGAATTCTCTTCTAGGTTTTCTCCTACCGGTAATTTGCCCAACGCCTCCATGACGTCGGCCGACGAGCTCTTCTTCAACGGCCAGATCCGGCCGATGAAGCAATTGCACAGCGGAGGCGGAGATCTCAAATTCTCGCACCGGAAAGCTAGATCCATGTCGCCGGCGGTGGAATACGAGTGGAGAggcttcagctcctcctccgccgccggagAACAGGCGAAGAGGATCAACGAGTCGGCAGAGACGACGCCGTCTTGCTCGGCGTCTACGTCGCGGTCGTCGTCGTCGGGGAGGAACTCGAAGAAATGGATGTTTCTCAAGGATCTCCTGCTTCGGAGCAAGAGCGAGGGGAGAGGGAACATGAAGGAGAGATTCTGGTCGATCTCGTTCTCTTCACCGTCATCTTCGCGGGACGCGAAGAATGAGACGAAGAGAGGAACGAAGGCTCCGGTTAGCGGAAAACCTGCGAACGGCGTGTGGCGGAGGCGAGTGCCGCAGCCGTCGGCGCACGAGCTGCATTACACGGCGAATAGAGCGCAGGCGgaggagatgaagaagaagacgtTTCTGCCGTACCGGCAAGATCTGCTTGGGTGCCTAGGGTTCAGTTCCAAGAGCTATGTCGCCTTCGCTGGATCATTTACCACTAATCGGAATCCTATTTCATCCGCCTGAAATCGATCGTCTCCAAACAAtttgttttcaaaatttgaattatgGAGATCTACTGTATACTAACAGAATTATTGCGCTGATGATCAATTTTACATTTGTGATTTGGTTTCAATATATTTTCCCATGATGTATTGGAAATTGCCTCTGTTAATCTAAGTTATATACTTGTTCTAGATTTATTCCAATTTTCACTGCATGAAATTGTATAATGGAGCTTGTACATAAAATTATGGAAGGTTGGGAAGAATAAATCACTAGTTAATGCGGGAAACTGAATATTGAATTATATATACATTTGTTCACGTTTATTTGAAATAAATGTGTAATGTTGATTCGGCTTCTTCACTATGGAGTTTGTATGACATTAATTATTCGTTTAATATGGGCATTTTTTCTCATataattttgaataatttagAGTATGAAAGTAGTAAAATTATACAGTACTTACTTAAATGATTAAATCTATTACCGAGGCAGCTATTTTGTTTTGCCGAATGAGTAATCTTGtcaaaaatcactaaaaatttaCTTTATGAATTGATGGAACTGGGGCAATAATACTTCCTACTTACTAAAAATCAATCACTCTGGGAAGCATACAACATATGCACAAGCAAAGCGATAGGGGTGGGGATTCGGTCGGTTCGATTCCGACCGAACCGATTAGTCGGTTAATCGaatcctattttttttttccaaaatctaGAACTGGAACCGCACCCTTTGTCGGTTCGGTTCCTCAAGGAACCGATCGGTTCGGTCTTCGTTTCCACCGAAGGAACCGAACTCAAGTGCAATACAAATACAttcagtaaaaataaaaaacacacgtATAAATCCCTCACACTAATTATCTCCTTCACTAATCTATCTCACCAACAATAATTCCTAATCTATGCAACAtaagtaaaataatttaaatataacatATACATTAGATAATTCCTAATCTGCTAAACTATTGCATGTCTGCATATTGCGAAGTATTAGACATGTAGTAAATTTCGGAGAGCAGCATGCATGAAGAGAAAGGAAGAGCATACCTTCAATCCGAGCAACAGCgtggagaggagaggagaggagaggagagcaGCAACGGCGTGGAGGTTTCTAATTGTTACTTTATTAAaaccaaaacaataaaattaaaataaatatataaaaattaaatattaaagaaTAACGATTAACTTAAACTTAATAACCGACACATGACCTTAACCTTAACCTTATTttttcggttctcggttaaccaaGAACCTAAAAAATAAGATTCGGTTCtaggttaaccgagaaccgttTTCCCAGGCTTACAAAGCGCTTGATCTTTGATATATAAGtacattatttaatattaatactactatattttacttttaaaaatGGATTCTATTTTTTCCCTTTTTGACCACTTAACCGATAACCTAAAAAATAAGATTCGGTTCtaggttaaccgagaaccgagaACCGTTTTCCCAGGCCTACAAAGCGCTTGATCTTTGATATATAAGtacattatttaatattaatactactatattttactttaaaaaatggattctattttttttttctttttgaccacttacaaaaaataatactactatttatattcttttgaataaaattattttcataattaaaaaatatagtactccgtaCTGTACTTGTCTCATGGTCCttcaaaactttattttaaacaAAGACTAATGagtcctaagagcatccgcaatagggACGGatatcccggcggacatccTAAAATACCTCATGTCACGTAATAAGGACAACTCATTCCACAATAGCGTAcctccccaaggacatcccggcggacatcccaataattaaaattcacaaatttacaAACATGCaattttacggaattaaaatttcgacacgaatatgaggaaaatgcaaccattttatttaaaaaaaacatacataattaaaaacaaaattacatagttcaaaaaaaatatacatagtttAAAAAAACATCCCAAAGCTTCAACACACGCGGCCCCCGACTCACTCTTCGTCGTCCCCTTTGCCAGACCCGTCGTCACCGCCGCCACTCCCGGGCAGGGGTGGTTGACCCAACTCGTGCCTCATACTGTCGATGACCCCCTTCAACATCTCCTTGTATAATGGGTCAGTCGTCGCATGCCACTTTTCTATGGTCTCTAGCAAAACATGAGTGTGCTGCATGCGGGCGAGGTGGGTGAGTTCGGCACTGTCCTCGGTAGGAGCTggagctgccgattggacctcgtgGGATCCGATGGCACTTCCCTTAGCTGCCTGCATCGCGGTCTTTTGCCCAACTGGGCGACGGCGGAGGGAAAACGATGGAGGGGTCGGGACATCTACGGCGgcttcggggaggtcgtgggaatcggcactgctactgtactctctGGAGGAGTTGagcttcgtcctcttcggccaaccagcttcaacacccgcaCGAAACTTGGCGGAAccctgcaccacaagatagacatCCCAGCATTTGAAGACGCtgaacttcttcttcttgtcgATGAACTGGTGCATGGACAAACTCTTCACGTCCTCCATGGACATGTCGCTGGTTGCCGTACGGACGTTGTTTTCGTAGATGCCGGTAAATCGGGTGAGCCTCCTCAGTcactcccactgtttccggcattgctctccatcgtgaggcttcccactTGGCGGGTTGAATTTGATGTAGTTCTGGCTAATGCGCCATCACATCCTGTCGATAGTCTAGTTAGCCCCGATGTAGGGATCCCCGACAATACTCGTCCAGACCTTtgccagcgcgacgcactccgCCTCGCTCCAGACGGTTCTCTTTCCCTCACCggcctcctcttcctcctcctcctcctcctctccctcGTCCCCCGACCCACCCTCGTCGATGAGGACACGCGAGCCCTGACTAGTGCCCTTACCCCTtacccttgcccttgcccctgccTCGTCCCTTTGTCGCCGGTGCTATCTTAGTGGGAGACTCCCTGACCGGAGATAATACCAGCTCCTCCAAAGAGAGTCTCattgccggtgaactgagtctccagtTGAGTACTGTCACTAGAcaataaatccatataggggcgATACACGttgtccccaggtgattgggAGACCCCCACTCTGCTACCCCCTGCACCATCTCGGGCATCACCATActcggcatcatccccggcatttagGGAACCATCCACGACATTTGGGGCACCATAATGTCGGGCACCATCCCTCCACTCACCCCCTGCATTTGGGGCACCATCCCTCTACTCACCCCCGGCATTTGGGGCACCATCCCATCCGCCTAAGGGTACATATTATAGTACTCGGGCACCATccccggcatttggggcatcatcatGGGTATCCCTGCAGTTCTACCGGCGTTTCCCCAACCTCCAACGGGAAACGTCTGCGTTTGTGACGCGCTCGTGGCGGGAGAATCACTgtcgtgctccatttatcttcaaaagaaatgaaagtcaTGAGATAGAAACTCAtcaatacaagtggtgcgaatgaaatgaagtgcaacgagccatatatatagagttttaaaaaaataaaaaaatgggacGTCCGTCGTCAcgccgcaatagcggacgttgGGACGGACGTCCGCTGAAACCGACGGACGACCTCTCGTCCGTCGGGGACGTCCGCATCCGCTTCATTTGATGCAATAGCGGATGTCCGCTATTGCTCATGGTCTAAAGTAACTTAatcatatagtactatatttagTAAGTAACAATAAAATAGATATAGTAAGTgataataaagtagataagCAATATAGAATAAAGTAACACTAGTAACAAATAATCGAGTATATAATAAAGAAAGATAGTACCAAGAGATACTCCTATTAAGGAGTATTAAGTTTGTtgaattttgttaaaaaaaataatttaatcatAATAGGATGctttaaaaaggaaaatgacacaATCAGTATATACGACAATCTAAATTCTATATACTACTCTTTCGTCTCAATCAAAATgtccacatttcctttttttagttgtcccacttaagatgtccactttctatatttgaaaataatccCCCTTTTCTCATTATAATATTCAACTATCTATTACTTTCATATAGCAATTCCTCCTAAAATTCTATGTTAATCAAGAAcatggacatcttgaatgagacggatgaagtatatcTTGAATATTATCACATGTGAAACATGTGTCTTGACTGTCTAAATGTCTGTTGCATTTAAACGTCGATTTATGGAACCCCAAATTCATTTAATTCAATGTGCCTCTGCCTGAAATGCAATATAACGTGGGGTGGCCGGTGGCCCCTGAAATGCAATACTACAACAACTCGGGATTCGAGATCAAAATTTAAGATTCCATCAACTTTCTAACAATACATTCAAAGCGTATAACTAAATTTGTTAATATCTACCGTTTCATAaatattttgtcctatacaCAGTACAAAATAATAGAGCAA
This region includes:
- the LOC121743768 gene encoding uncharacterized protein LOC121743768, translating into MLPSHLPSAADPPRLSQDICSTPFVSAPSSPAHSAHYYSAPPTPMHFDHPVFLTTDSASFEFEFEFSSRFSPTGNLPNASMTSADELFFNGQIRPMKQLHSGGGDLKFSHRKARSMSPAVEYEWRGFSSSSAAGEQAKRINESAETTPSCSASTSRSSSSGRNSKKWMFLKDLLLRSKSEGRGNMKERFWSISFSSPSSSRDAKNETKRGTKAPVSGKPANGVWRRRVPQPSAHELHYTANRAQAEEMKKKTFLPYRQDLLGCLGFSSKSYVAFAGSFTTNRNPISSA